gcctgcgtgtccggagcctgtgttctgcaacaggagaggccacaacagtgaggggcccgcgtaccgcaaaacaaacaaacaaaacccaaaaaacgcAATGGGGgaacttcccttgtggtgcagtggttaagaatacgcctgccattgcaggggacacaggttcaagccctggtctgggaagatcctacatgctgcggagcagctaagcctgtgtgccacaactactgagactgctctctagagcccctgtgctacaactactgagcccgcgtgccacaactgctgaagcccgcacgcctagagcctgtgctccgcaacaagagaagccacagcaatgagaagcctgcacactgcaatgaagagtagcccccgctcgctgcaactagagaaagcccgctcgcagcaacaaagacccaacgcatccaaaaataaaaataaatgtataagaaaaaaacCTCAGTGGGTccaatgaacctatctacaaaacagaaacagactcacagacagagaacagacttgtggttgccaagggggagggggcggggagagaagGACTGGGAGtatggggttagcagatgcaaactattatatatagggtggataaacaacaaggtcctactgtatagcacagggaattatattcaatatcctgtgataaaccatatggaaaagaatataaaaaaaagaatgtgtgtaactgagtcactttgcggTACAgaagagattggcacagcattgtaaatcaactatatttcgaaACTCAATGGGTCCAAAAgctaattaatttttcttttgtattcccCATCTCAGAGAGTAACAGTCTTCCCAGTTTCCCAAGCTACTAACATGGTAGTTCTCCTAGATTCTCCTTCACTCACCCTCGTGCATTCAGTTATCAAGTTCTTCTGAGCCTATCTTCCACCTCAAATCTCTCaaattcttcccttttctcttttcctcatatTACTGCCTTTGTATAGACATCATTTCTGATCTAGAACTAATCTCTTAACTATTTTCGTATCTCATCCTGCTTTACCTTTAGTCCATTTTCCCCACTTATACCAGGAAAATTATATATTCTTCTAAATCTTATCAATCCCCTGGGCAAAGTTTTCAGTGGCTCCCCGTAACTCATAAGATAAAGTTTAAATAGTTCAGTATGATATTCGCGGTTCCTGCCTTTCCATGAGGCTTCATCTTTGGCCCAATTGTGATTTGCATTTTACCTGTACTGAACCACTTGTAGTTCTCATATCTTCACATTTCTGCATAAGCTGGGCCCAGTACTGTTCccctacaccacacacacacacacacacacacacacacacacacacacacacacacacacacacacacacacacacacactctctcttccctgacctcccagAGAAAGTTAGTCTTCTTTTTGGCTCCTTTAGCATCCTATGAAAAACACCTTTGTTATGGCACCAATAAAACAGTTTGACTAGAGGGAAAGAACCAGATCCTAGCAGGGGATATTTGGTAAATGTGTGATTAGCTTAATTCAGCAATTTTAAAGCTTAAGTTTTTAAGTAAGGGGATATTTTCTTCAATCATAATCTCCTGCCAAAACCTAATGTGTAGACTAGATAAGAGCCAGCAATCCCTTCCCTTAGCCCCCTTGTGCCATGCTGCCTCTGAGGTGCCAGTGCCTTAAGTGGGCATAGTGTGAAAACAGAGGCTTTCCTACAGTTGACCAGATATCTGATCTGTCAAAAGTCTGTcagattcagccataaaaaggattgaagtactgatacatgctataacatggataaaacttgaaaatattatgttaaatgGAAGAAGCTAGACATAAAAGGCCACATTGTTGTATAATTTGATCTGTATGAAATGTCCGGAATAggaaaatccatagagacagaaagtagatgagggttaccagggcctgggggagaggagaatggagagtgactgcttaatggggaTGGGGTTTCTTTTGAGGCGGTAAAAGTGTTCTGGGATTAGAGagcggtgatggttgcacaacttgtGAGTATACTAAAAACCTCTGAATGGCACActctaaaagggtgaattttacattatgtgatttatatctcaataaaaatataattacagtgGCACAGTATTCCATTCCATGGAATTGAGAGAAaggaatttttataaaaacagactAGGCATAAGTTTGTGTAatgttaatatttctttataaaattacatGTGCATAACTGTTATCTTCGTCTAATTGTGAAGAAATGTGACTGGGATTCTCTGGGATGTGTATAAACTTATTGGGAGCAGTGAGTaagttcccccacccccaatcaccaccacacacacacaaaagaaaacaaacaaaaaactgtcaaaaatttagGACCGGGAGCTAGAGTCCTAAGAATTATTTCCAAAGCAACTTTGTATCCTTGCTCAATCTATCCAGTCACCCTAATGCTTCCCCTGGACTCTAACCAGCCCCTTCTCTTCATGGAAACCCATGATGGAAATctctacccccccacccccccaccttgGGATGTCCTTGTTTTGAGGGTAATATTGGCAGAGTAGAAGCTGTTGAGGAGGTGGTGGCTTCCTGAGGAAAGAACTGCGGTCTGAGAGAGCTGAGCAAGGACACCAGAGCTTATGAGTAAAGGTGGGGAGGAACTAGGCTGGGGTAATAGGCAAAGCCCTTGGCAGGAACTTAGGCTAAATTTTGGGAGTCAGGTGGGTTCTGGGAAATAACAAAGGATGATGGCTCAGGCCACCCATGTACAGTGAGTGGGTTAAGGTCAGGAGAGTGAGGTGACAGCCTTTTGGTGGAGAGGCACTATCTCAAGGGGAAGACAAAGGGGAGAAAAGGGCTGGAGAGTGGAACATCTGGGGTTTTCGCAATAAACCACAACTAGGTCTTACCTTCAGCCTTAGAACTCCAGTTTGGGTAAACACTTGAAAAAAAGAATTGGTGCAGGCCAGAATCTTATCTCCTCTTAATAAATTATGAAGAAAAGCCCAGGATTCTTACACCTCTCTCCCTCATCCTCCCACTCTTCCCCAGATTGACGTCTGACGAATAGCCAGAAATGAGAGTCACACATCCATACCCAGAGTCAAGAGGTGGACCCCAGCTGCAGGCACCCATACACACACTTTAGCCATgcccttttattatttctttttcattgagaCAGGTGGATGGTGGTTAGTGGTGAGGGGTTCCCATACCCCCACTGCAGTGTTGCAGGACAACTCAGCAGTTCTCGTGTTTACTGGGGTAGACATCCCAGTGGAAGCCAATGGCATTGATAATGGATTGGCCAGATCGGCCACTGATGAATCGTAGCACAGTGTTGGGGTGCAAGGGGACAGCTTTGAAATTCTTGCCTCTGTTTTTCCCAAAAGTCAAGACGCGGGACTTGTCAGTCACAAAGACCAGCTTTCTCAGGTAGTTCCTGTACTTTCCCGACACCTGGACCACTGATTCCCCAGGGTCCAGGGAGATCTCGTGCAGCTTTCCCAACTTGCCACCCACGTAATCGCTCCACACCTTGCCGTAGCGCACCTGGAGACTaggggcaggggtgaggagggaagaaagggagacaCTGAGTAAGGTGATCAGAATTCAGGACCTCTTGGCCTACAGGCTGAGACCTTCAGACTAGTGACAGGGATGACAAACCCCCTGCCAGTCCCACAGAATGTGAGGGTTGGGTAAGCCCTTGGAGATCATACATGGAACTTCAACTCCTCATTTTGCTGACAAACAGGCTCACAGAGGGAAAACAACTTGCCCAGAATCACCCAGACAGTGAATATCAGAGCTTGAATTTGAAGTCTACACTCCCACCAGGCCCCCACCCCCTACTTGAAACAAGAAAAGGGATTTTTCAAACATCTGAAAGGCTCCGATGAAGGAAGAGACTTGTCCATGCTGTGCTAGGATACAAATCCAGGATCAGAAGGATAAAGTTTTGGGAGAGCCATCAAGCAAAGATGGAGGATGCCAGAGGGGATTTAAACCTTGGGTGGGGGAAAAACTAGACAACTTCCAGGTCCCTCTGAGGTGATGGTATATGATTTACCCAAGATCACAAGTGTGGGTGTGTTAGGGGTTTCGACAGCACAGGTCTCAAATCCAAGTCCTCTAATAATTTTTCCATATCCTGTTATCCCTGTGACTTGATTGAAACAGATGTGACCCAAAGTGACTGAGAAATACACAATTTAGTAAGATCCTAGAAGGTCCCCAAACCACAGAAACGCAAAGAATCTTACCCTATGATGTAGTAGCTGTTAACTCGGACACGAATGGCAGTGATGGGGCCATCCAGCTGGTTTGCAGAATGGGAGAATCGCTTTCCTCCGTAGCCTCCATACTCTCCACTGAAAGAGGAGGAGCTGGCCTGAACTGGAGGGAAAGGTGGAGTTGGGGGAGAAATCCCCTGAGAGCGCAGTTTCTCCCCACCACCCTTATTCCCCCCACAACTCAGTTCCCACCACCCCAAGTCAGCCACTGACAGCCTTGGCCACCAGCAGTACAGGAAGCTGCTTCCCCTGACTCTAGTGCTGGGCTCCTGGTTTCTCACGCTTACTGGCAGAGGCTGATGCACAAAGAAGGGCAAGAAAAGCAACGGTCAACATCCTGGGGCTGGagtgggaagaaaggagaaagtgaaCGTTTACCCTTATCCCCCCAGATATCATTTACCCAGGCACCCCTGATCTCCAGTTGAGGCTCGGGTTTCTTGGTCCTTCAACTCAGACCTCATCCACCCAGTCTTGGTCTTAGAAAGAACTGTCCACACTCTCTAGTCCTGTTTGTCACAAATACTATCTTATGTGTCCTCaatccctctgcctctctccggTCTGGCTACAGCCgatccttctcttccctcccaagCCAGAAGATCAATCCTGACCTTCTAACTGGATTAAGCTGTGTCAAGCCCTGTTCCCTCCTGGCACAAAGCAGGAAAGGAGTTTTCTAAAGAAGAAGTGGAGGACATCTCCAAATCCTAGAGATGGTTGAGTTTATCAAACCAGGAGTCGGAGCAAAACCTAACTGAAGTAGGCCTGTGGTAGATTGGCCCAGTCTGTGGGACATCTGGGGCATAGTTTAAATTCCTAGTTTCATCCTAGTCTCAAATCAGAAGGAAAGGAGCATTTTAGAGGTATGTCTCTGGGTCACTTGGAGAGTGAAGGTGGTGATAGAAGAAACAGCCAACAGCACTGTCCAAGCAGTTCTGGTGCAGGTGGGATAGACTGAGGAGTTGGAGAAGAAATCGGAACCGGCTTAAGACAGATCCCAGGCACCTGGTCTATTTGTCATACCTCCTTCTCCACTAACACAAATCTGGCCGTAGGTGTATCCTGGGTGTCCCCAGTCCTTAAGCTGAGATCCAGATATCCTTACACCTAAGACTAGCTCACAACCAGATGCCCCGGTTAGCTGACACGCAGGTCTCCCCAGCCATTCAATCCAGGAAGCCTCTTCTTCAGCTCAGCGTGAATCCCCTCTAATTCAAATCCAGGCATCCCTATTACCCCTCAGACCATACCTCTGTCACCCCTCACCTGGCACTTTCAAGTGCAAAGTAACCCCCTGGAAACTTCCAGGTCTTTTATACCTCGTCCAAGCCCTCCCCCTGCTCTTCATTGCGTGAACCTCACCTCCTGAGCAAACATGATCAAACTCTTAGGGTCAGTTGTCAGGCAGGGTCTGGAACATCTTATCCTGCCCCAAGGGTTACAGGTGGCAGGGTGGGGTCAACTCTGGACCAAAGCCCAGATCTCAGAAGAGGCAGAATAAACTTGAGAAAAGATCACCAACAGAAGGGCCAGCTGCTTTGTGTGGGCAAACTTCCTAATCACCTCTGGGTGTGGTCCAAGGTTCTCCTTCCCCTATTTGGTTTCTGCTGGTGCCCTCACCTGCAATCTGCCATCTTTCAGGATAAACATTGTCCTCTGCAGGTATTTGAAATATAGATTCTCCTGGAAAGGGATTACACTCCCAACACCTTATACTTAGGAATGCCTACTATTTGCCAGacactttttttctctccccttatattttatttgaaaaaatccagagtatagaaaagttgaaagaattgtaCAGTGAACATCCCTATGCCCACCATGTAGATTCTATCTTAATATTTTGCtgtactttctattttttccattcgTCCATCCTCGATCTGTCAGACTCTTCACAAACTTTTTCTCTCTGAGAACGGTGACTTGAGGCCACAGGACACCTGGAGATCCCCCTCCCTGGAACAGGTAGAGTCAGCGCAGTGGGCAAGTGGGAAGCTGAGGAAGTAAAAGCAGACAGGTCCTCCTCTGGGGGCAGTTCTGGGCCCTCAGGACTCCTGGGCGCCATAGCTGAATCTTCCTGGGGCTGTAGCCCACACAGGGCAACGGCTCCCTCCTGTAGGTCT
The sequence above is a segment of the Orcinus orca chromosome 16, mOrcOrc1.1, whole genome shotgun sequence genome. Coding sequences within it:
- the ZG16 gene encoding zymogen granule membrane protein 16, whose product is MISGGIRVNVHFLLSSHSSPRMLTVAFLALLCASASASKLQASSSSFSGEYGGYGGKRFSHSANQLDGPITAIRVRVNSYYIIGLQVRYGKVWSDYVGGKLGKLHEISLDPGESVVQVSGKYRNYLRKLVFVTDKSRVLTFGKNRGKNFKAVPLHPNTVLRFISGRSGQSIINAIGFHWDVYPSKHENC